A genomic segment from Gemmatimonadaceae bacterium encodes:
- a CDS encoding photosynthetic reaction center subunit L — protein sequence MAMMSFEYKYRVRGGTLLGGDLFDFWIGPFYVGFFGVISAFAAVLGTALCVYGAAIGPTWNLWQINIAPPDLSYGLRLAPLRDGGLWQIITMCATVSFVAWVLRQAEISRKLGMGYHVPVAYSVAVFAYITLVIIRPVLLGAWGHGFPYGILSHLDWVSNVGYQFQHFHYNPAHMIAITFFFTNNLALAMHGSLILSVTSPPKGESVKTSEHENSFFRDAVGYSIGAIGIHRLGLFLALSAAFWSAVCIVISGPFWTRGWQDWWNWWLYLPIWAPR from the coding sequence ATGGCGATGATGTCCTTCGAGTACAAGTACCGCGTGCGAGGCGGCACCCTCCTCGGCGGTGACTTGTTCGATTTCTGGATCGGGCCGTTCTACGTCGGGTTCTTCGGCGTGATCTCGGCCTTTGCAGCAGTGCTCGGGACCGCCCTCTGCGTCTATGGCGCGGCGATCGGCCCCACCTGGAACCTCTGGCAGATCAACATCGCGCCGCCCGACCTGAGTTACGGGCTGCGCCTCGCTCCCCTGCGCGACGGGGGACTCTGGCAGATCATCACGATGTGCGCCACCGTCTCGTTCGTGGCCTGGGTGCTGCGACAGGCGGAGATCAGCCGCAAGCTGGGCATGGGCTACCATGTCCCCGTGGCGTACTCCGTCGCGGTGTTCGCGTACATCACGCTCGTCATCATCCGCCCGGTCTTGCTGGGTGCATGGGGCCATGGCTTCCCGTACGGCATCCTCAGTCACCTCGACTGGGTGTCGAACGTCGGGTACCAGTTCCAGCACTTCCATTACAACCCGGCGCACATGATCGCGATCACGTTCTTCTTCACCAACAACCTCGCCCTCGCGATGCACGGCTCGCTGATCCTGTCAGTGACCAGCCCGCCGAAGGGGGAGTCGGTGAAGACGAGCGAGCACGAGAACTCGTTCTTCCGCGACGCCGTGGGCTACTCCATCGGCGCCATCGGCATCCACCGGCTCGGCCTCTTCCTGGCGCTCAGCGCCGCGTTCTGGAGCGCCGTCTGCATCGTCATCAGCGGCCCGTTCTGGACCCGGGGCTGGCAGGACTGGTGGAACTGGTGGCTGTACCTGCCCATCTGGGCCCCGAGGTGA
- a CDS encoding light-harvesting protein, with translation MLYKMWQGFDPRRLMVGIFAFMFALALVIHFILLSTTRYNWLDPDGNAAKVSTADALTPMPASR, from the coding sequence ATGCTTTACAAAATGTGGCAGGGCTTCGATCCCCGGCGCCTGATGGTCGGCATCTTCGCGTTCATGTTCGCGCTGGCGCTGGTCATTCACTTCATTCTGCTCAGCACCACGCGGTACAACTGGCTCGATCCTGATGGGAACGCAGCCAAGGTGTCCACGGCAGACGCGCTCACCCCGATGCCGGCAAGTCGGTAA
- a CDS encoding light-harvesting protein, with protein MDKPPMTDEEARGVHSLAMLTFVGFFFFAAIFHYLCWQWRPWFGKPLGYASAQLIDVAHSATRFLS; from the coding sequence ATGGATAAGCCCCCGATGACAGATGAAGAAGCACGTGGAGTTCACTCGTTGGCGATGCTGACGTTTGTGGGCTTCTTCTTCTTCGCTGCGATTTTCCACTACCTGTGCTGGCAGTGGCGTCCGTGGTTCGGCAAGCCGCTCGGTTATGCGTCGGCGCAGCTGATCGACGTCGCGCATTCCGCCACTCGCTTCCTGAGCTGA
- a CDS encoding alpha/beta fold hydrolase gives MPDTEDQRPVIPADWPNADCSMFIHAAGLRWHVQRAGRGPVALLVHGTAGASHTWRDVLPRLTPRADVLAVDLPGHGFTTGATPDQLSLHGMTAALADLLRTLGVAPVIAAGHSAGAAVLLQLASSREVAPRSIIGVNSALVSLNPLGQLFLPFSRALADLAPLRSVVGAVMESGTIARALLRSTGSTLDPAQEARYVALLTSGERVTAALRMMARWDLPALVATFPSIVQPVTLIHSRNEPWVPWDDLMASTRTLPDRTVVDVTPAGHLIPDEQPARVAAVITAALDALAARPG, from the coding sequence GTGCCTGATACCGAAGACCAGCGGCCGGTCATCCCGGCGGACTGGCCGAATGCAGACTGCTCGATGTTCATCCACGCCGCCGGCCTGCGCTGGCATGTGCAGCGGGCCGGCCGCGGGCCGGTCGCGCTGCTCGTGCACGGCACCGCCGGCGCCTCACACACCTGGCGCGACGTCCTCCCGCGGCTCACGCCACGGGCCGACGTGCTCGCCGTCGACCTCCCGGGCCACGGCTTCACCACCGGCGCGACCCCGGACCAGCTCTCGCTCCACGGCATGACAGCCGCCCTCGCTGACCTGCTGCGCACCCTGGGGGTCGCGCCGGTCATCGCTGCCGGACACTCCGCAGGCGCGGCAGTGCTGCTGCAGCTTGCGTCGTCCCGCGAGGTGGCACCACGTTCGATCATTGGTGTCAACAGTGCACTCGTTTCACTCAACCCACTAGGGCAGCTCTTCCTGCCGTTCTCCCGCGCGCTCGCCGACCTGGCGCCGCTCCGCAGCGTCGTCGGGGCGGTCATGGAGTCCGGCACCATCGCCCGCGCCCTGCTGCGCTCCACCGGCTCGACGCTCGACCCGGCGCAGGAGGCGCGGTACGTCGCACTGCTCACCAGCGGCGAGCGTGTCACTGCCGCGCTCCGCATGATGGCGCGCTGGGACCTGCCCGCCCTGGTCGCCACATTCCCCTCAATAGTCCAGCCCGTCACGCTCATCCACTCGCGCAACGAACCCTGGGTGCCGTGGGACGACCTCATGGCGTCCACCCGCACGCTCCCGGACCGCACCGTGGTCGACGTCACCCCGGCCGGACACCTCATCCCCGACGAGCAGCCGGCACGCGTCGCCGCCGTCATCACGGCCGCGCTCGACGCCCTCGCTGCCCGACCGGGATGA